GGACTGAACAAGGTCAGCATCGGCGACACCATCTGTCTCAAAGAGAGCCCGGTGCGCCTGAAGCGCATCGATGTGGACGAGCCTACCGTGTCCATGCGCTTCACCATCAATACCTCGCCCTTTGCCGGTCGCGAGGGCAAGATCGTGCAGTCGCGCAAGATCAAGGACCGTCTTGAAAAAGAGGCCCTGACCAACGTGGCCATCCAGGTCGAGGAGAGCGAGGACAAGGATTCCATGGTCGTCAAGGGGCGCGGCGAATTCCAGTTGGCCATCATCATCGAGACCATGCGCCGCGAAGGCTTCGAGCTCGGCGTCGGCAGGCCCGAGGTCATCTACAAGAAAGATGGCGGCAAGCTCCTGGAGCCCATGGAGCACGTCTACGTGGACTGCGACGAGGCCTTCATGGGTGTGGTCACGGAGAAACTGTCCGTCCGTCGCAGCAAGCTCCTTAATCTGGTCAACAACGGCAGCGGTCGCGTGCGCATGGAGTTTTCCGTGCCGTCGCGCGCGCTTATCGGCTACCGCGACGAATTTTTGACCGACACCAAGGGCACGGGCATCATGAACTCCCTGTTCGACGGATACGGCGAGTTCCGGGGTGATTTTCCGACCCGTTTTTCAGGCTCCCTGGTCTGCGACAGACAGGGCCAGGCCGTGCCGTACGCACTCTTCAATCTGGAGCCGCGCGGCCGGATGTTCGTACGTCCGGGCGATGCGGTCTATGAAGGTATGATCGTCGGCGAACACAACCGCGACAACGACATCGACATCAACCCCTGCAAGGAAAAGAAGCTGACCAACATGCGCGCCTCGGGCAAGGATGAGGCCATCATTCTCACTCCCGTGCTGCCCATGACGCTTGAAATGGCGCTCAACTTCATTCGCGACGACGAGATGGTCGAAGTGACTCCGCAGAACATCCGCCTGCGCAAGATCGAGCTTTCGGCTCAGAAGCGGCACTCCATGTCCGCGCGCAAGAAGAAGGTCGAAGGAAAATAGATATGCCGAAGAAAGTCCATGACGTGATCATTGTCGGCGGCGGTCCGGCAGGATTGTTCGCGGCCTACCATCTGGCCGAGCAGGCCAGCCTCGATGTGCTTCTGATCGAGAAGGGCCGTGATTCGATTACCCGCAACTGCCCCATGACCGGAGAACAGGACTGCATCCATTGCAAGCCCTGTAATATCCTCTCGGGCATGGGCGGCGCGGGGCTTTTTTCCGATGGCAAGCTCAATTTCATACCCAAGCTGGGCAAGACCGATCTGACCCAGTTCATGAGTCTGGGCAAGGCCACCGCGCTTATCGACGAAACGGAAGGCATCTTCAACCGTTTCGGCATGGACGGCAAAGTCTATCCGACCAATATCGAGGAAGCCCGCTCCATCCGCAAGGAAGCCAGAAAGTTCGGCATCGATCTTCTGGTCATCAAGCAGAAGCACCTCGGCAGCGATAATCTGCCCGGTCATATCACCGGCATGGTCGAGTACATCAAGTCCAAGGGCGTGACCGTGCGTACCAAGGAAGAGGTGATCGACATTCTGTTGAAGGATGGCCGGGTGCGCGGCGTGACCACGGCCACGGACGAGTATCTGGCGGACAACGTCATCCTTGCGCCGGGCAGGGTCGGGGCGGAGTGGGTCGGGCAACTCGTGCAGCGTCACGGTCTGGCCGTGACCCAGCGCGGCATCGAGGTTGGCGTGCGCGTGGAAGTGCACAACGAGATCATGCAGGACCTGTGCTCCATCATCTACGACCCGACCTTTTTCATCCGCACGGCCAAGTACGACGATCTGACCCGGACCTTCTGCACCAATTACGGCGGATTCATCGCCCAGGAAAATTACCAGGATTTCGTCTGCGTCAACGGCCACGCCTACATGGACAAGAAGAGCGAGAACACCAACTTCGCCTTTCTGTCCAAGGTGGTCTTAAACGAGCCCGTGACCGACAATCAGGCTTACGGCGAGTCCATCGGCCGCCTGGCGACCCTTATCGGCGGCGGCAAGCCAATCCTGCAGCGCTTCGGGGACTTGAAGCGCGGCCGGCGGTCCACCTGGAACCGCATCCGCAACAGCTACATTGAGCCGACGCTCAAAAAAGTCGTCTGCGGCGACATCGCCATGGCCCTGCCCGAGCGCATTCTGGCCAACCTGGTTGAAGGCCTTGAAAAGCTCAATCAGGTCGTGCCGGGCGTGGCCAACGATGAAACGCTGCTGTATGCGCCGGAGATCAAGTTCTTCGCCACGCAGGTGGAATGCGACGAGAATCTTGAGACGGCCATAAAAGGACTCTACGTGGCCGGTGACGGACCGGGAGTGGCCGGCAATATCGTCTCGGCCGCGGCCACGGGTCTTATTCCGGCCAAGAGCATTCTGGCCAAGGGATAATCCGTTTCTTTGGGTCAGGCGATACGAAAGAGGGGCGCTGCCGTTACATGACGGGAGCGCCTTTATTTTTTCAGATGTCGGCTTATGAAGTCGTCGATCTCATCGAGCAGGATTGGCTTTGAAAAATGGAACCCCTGTGCATACTCGCAGCCCATCTCCTGCAGCGTGAGGCACTGGGCCTCGGTCTCGATGCCCTCGGCCACCACGGACAGGCCCAGGCTGTGGGCCAGGTTGATGATGGTGCGCACGATGACGCGGTTGGCGTGCTTGTCCAGCTGGGTCACAAAGCTGCGGTCGATTTTGAGCGTGTCGATGGGAAATCTCTGCAGGTAGCTCATGGACGAATACCCCGTGCCGAAATCATCCACCAGAATGGCCAGGCCAAGCTCTTTCATCATTCGAAGCTTCTGGATTGTCGCCTCGGGGTTGGTCATGACGTCGCTTTCGGTGATCTCGAGCTTGAGCTGTGAAGGGTTGATCCGGTTGTGGCGGATGCAGTTGAACAGGTTGTGCACCAGATTGGGATCGGAGAATTGGCGTGCGGACAGGTTGACGGACACGCTGAACGTATTTTCCGGGTATTTTTCGGCCCAGGAGTGAAGCACCTTGCACGACTGCTCCAGGACCCATTGCCCAATGGGCAGGATGAGCCCGGTCTGTTCGGCGATGGGGATGAATTCGCTGGGGGGGACCCAGCCTCTGTGCTTGGGGTTCCAGCGCAGCAGGGCTTCAAAACCGCTTAGGGTTGCGTCCTGAGTGATGGAGAAAATCGGTTGCAGGGCGAGGAAGAACTCGTTTTCGCTGATGGCGTTGCGCAGTCGTGTTTCCGTATCCAGTTTCTTGATGGCCTTGTCCTGCATCTCCGGCGCGTAAAACCGGAGCTGATCGAGCCCTTGTTCCTGGGCGTGCCGCAGGGCGATGTTGGCTCCCTGCAGAAAGTTTTCGGGTGAAGTGCATTCGTTGGGGCCGAAGAGCGCTCCGAAACATGCGCTGATGTGGATGGGGTGGCGCTCGATGTCCAGGGTGCGGTTCAGCGCGGACTTGATTCTCTTTATGGTGGCCGTGCCCGTTTTTTTGGAGGGCAATTCCTCCAGCAGCACCACGAATTCGTCGTCGCCGAGGCGCGCCACCGTGTCCACGGCTGATACGGTATCGAGCAGGATGTGTCCGACGGACTGAAGCAGCTGGTCGCCGATGAGATGCCCGAGGCTGTCGTTGACGTCCTTGAAACGATCGATGTCGATCTGCACGACGGCAAAAAGGTAGTTGTCGCGCACCTGGCTGCGTTCCATGGCCTGCTGGATACGGTCCAGGCAGAGGGCGCGGTTGGGCAGGTTGGTCAGGGCGTCGTGAAAGGTCCGGTGCTGCAGATGTTTTTCAGCATCCTTGCGTCTGGTGGTGTCCTCGAATATGGCGGCCACCTGGCGAGGCTGGGGACTAAAAGCGACCACGGAAAAATGCTTGTCCACAAATCCCGCGAAGTTGTCGAAGCGGATGGACTCGCGGGTCAGGGCGGTCTTGGCGAGGATGTCAATCCAGTACGGTTCGACTTTCTCCGAGAGCTGACGCAGGCTGCGTCCGACAATGTTTTTCGCGGGCAGGTCGAAAAAGCTGGCAAAGGCCGGGTTGACGTCGAGAAAAAGAAGATCCCGGGGTTTGCCCTTGTCATCGGTCACGACCTCGTGCAGGGCGAAACCGTTCAGCATGGAGTCGAAAAGAAGCCTGTACTGCTGTTCGCTTTTTTGCAGCGCCTGCGCGGCGGCGTGTTTGTAGAGGGCGATCTCGATGGCTACGTGCAAATCCCGGGATTCGGCGGGTTTGATGATGTAGCCGAAGGTTTCCGTGATTTTGGCCCGGTTCAGGGTTTCTTCGTCGTCATGCCCGGTCAGGTAGATGATGGGAATCTGCGTGTTTTCGAGGATGGCCTTGGCCGCCTCGATGCCGTCGATGCCTCCGTCGAGAAAAATATCCATGAGGATGAGCGACGGAGCTTGCCGGGATACGGCTGCTATGGCCTCTTCGCCGGAGGTGATGATGCCCTGGACCTGGTACCCGAGTTTTTGCAGGCGTTGTTGCATGTCGAAGGCAACAATGGCGTTGTCTTCGACCAGAAGGATGCTGGCCGCAGTGGGAGCGTTGGCGGCTGGCGCATGGTGGGTGGAGTTCATCGGAGCATTTTGTATTGGGTAATGGTTGTGGTGCGTTTACGTTTTTTCGACTGTCAACGGCAAGGCTTTTTACATTTTCCAGAAATTCATAATGTTGACAAGGATAAAGCGGATATTCTTTGTCCGCGAAAAACGTCTTTTATGTCTGCTGTGTATGACATTATTTAGGCCGACCCGCTTACAAATGCGAAAAATCAGGGGCAACGATCAGAATTTGTTGCAAATTTTTGTCAGTGATGTAGATTGATATCGTACGGACCCCTGTGTAAGAAGATCCTCCCAGCCATGATTTTTTGTTTCAAGGAGTCGCCTATGTCTGCTATCGTCCGCGAAGGGAACAGTGTCACCATCACCCCGGGCCAGGACCTTGTGTCCTCCATGGTCCCGCAGTTCAAGCAGGAGCTGGCCTCGTTGTTGGCCGAATCGCCGACAGAGCTGCGCCTTGATCTGGCCGGGACGGGGATGATGGACTCCATCGGCATCGGAATGATCATCGCCACGCATAATTCGATGAAGAAAAAAGGCGGGAAGCTGATCATTGCCAATGTTCCCGAAAATATAATTAAACTTTTCAAGTCGATGCGTCTTGATCAGCATCTGAATTTGGACTCGTAACGCAGACAGACGGCAACTGCTCGCCACCAAGGTCGATGAGCATTGTCGTAGGTTTTGACAACGGAGCAAAGGGGCGAATGATCAAATTGTCCCGATGGCGTTTTTAAGAGCAACAGTGCCGGCGAACGGCTCGGCACTTGGGACCGGTGCCTGTGGGTGCGCAAGAAGGCCTCATAAATTGAAATCGACATGGAGTTCGCACAATGATGATGGATGACGAAACTCTCCAAATGTACGTGGAAGAAGCAGCTGAACACCTCGGGG
This DNA window, taken from Desulfomicrobium sp. ZS1, encodes the following:
- the typA gene encoding translational GTPase TypA: MPTMQKNDNIRNIAIIAHVDHGKTTLVDVMFRQSGVFRDNQAVDDRIMDSMDLERERGITIAAKNCSVRWKGVKINIVDTPGHADFGGEVERALSMVDGAVLLVDSSEGPLPQTRFVLKKALDASLPILVVVNKIDRSDARPQEVLDEVYDLFIDLGADEDQLEFPVLYAIGRDGVASPVLEEPGKDLSCLFDLILERIPGPRFDPAAPFQMLVSDLGYSDYLGRLVIGKIKAGLLQEKADLLCVGESDQYSFRPTKVQAYEGMQLKDQAAVEMGDIVVMAGLNKVSIGDTICLKESPVRLKRIDVDEPTVSMRFTINTSPFAGREGKIVQSRKIKDRLEKEALTNVAIQVEESEDKDSMVVKGRGEFQLAIIIETMRREGFELGVGRPEVIYKKDGGKLLEPMEHVYVDCDEAFMGVVTEKLSVRRSKLLNLVNNGSGRVRMEFSVPSRALIGYRDEFLTDTKGTGIMNSLFDGYGEFRGDFPTRFSGSLVCDRQGQAVPYALFNLEPRGRMFVRPGDAVYEGMIVGEHNRDNDIDINPCKEKKLTNMRASGKDEAIILTPVLPMTLEMALNFIRDDEMVEVTPQNIRLRKIELSAQKRHSMSARKKKVEGK
- a CDS encoding NAD(P)/FAD-dependent oxidoreductase, with protein sequence MPKKVHDVIIVGGGPAGLFAAYHLAEQASLDVLLIEKGRDSITRNCPMTGEQDCIHCKPCNILSGMGGAGLFSDGKLNFIPKLGKTDLTQFMSLGKATALIDETEGIFNRFGMDGKVYPTNIEEARSIRKEARKFGIDLLVIKQKHLGSDNLPGHITGMVEYIKSKGVTVRTKEEVIDILLKDGRVRGVTTATDEYLADNVILAPGRVGAEWVGQLVQRHGLAVTQRGIEVGVRVEVHNEIMQDLCSIIYDPTFFIRTAKYDDLTRTFCTNYGGFIAQENYQDFVCVNGHAYMDKKSENTNFAFLSKVVLNEPVTDNQAYGESIGRLATLIGGGKPILQRFGDLKRGRRSTWNRIRNSYIEPTLKKVVCGDIAMALPERILANLVEGLEKLNQVVPGVANDETLLYAPEIKFFATQVECDENLETAIKGLYVAGDGPGVAGNIVSAAATGLIPAKSILAKG
- a CDS encoding bifunctional diguanylate cyclase/phosphodiesterase; its protein translation is MNSTHHAPAANAPTAASILLVEDNAIVAFDMQQRLQKLGYQVQGIITSGEEAIAAVSRQAPSLILMDIFLDGGIDGIEAAKAILENTQIPIIYLTGHDDEETLNRAKITETFGYIIKPAESRDLHVAIEIALYKHAAAQALQKSEQQYRLLFDSMLNGFALHEVVTDDKGKPRDLLFLDVNPAFASFFDLPAKNIVGRSLRQLSEKVEPYWIDILAKTALTRESIRFDNFAGFVDKHFSVVAFSPQPRQVAAIFEDTTRRKDAEKHLQHRTFHDALTNLPNRALCLDRIQQAMERSQVRDNYLFAVVQIDIDRFKDVNDSLGHLIGDQLLQSVGHILLDTVSAVDTVARLGDDEFVVLLEELPSKKTGTATIKRIKSALNRTLDIERHPIHISACFGALFGPNECTSPENFLQGANIALRHAQEQGLDQLRFYAPEMQDKAIKKLDTETRLRNAISENEFFLALQPIFSITQDATLSGFEALLRWNPKHRGWVPPSEFIPIAEQTGLILPIGQWVLEQSCKVLHSWAEKYPENTFSVSVNLSARQFSDPNLVHNLFNCIRHNRINPSQLKLEITESDVMTNPEATIQKLRMMKELGLAILVDDFGTGYSSMSYLQRFPIDTLKIDRSFVTQLDKHANRVIVRTIINLAHSLGLSVVAEGIETEAQCLTLQEMGCEYAQGFHFSKPILLDEIDDFISRHLKK
- a CDS encoding STAS domain-containing protein; this translates as MSAIVREGNSVTITPGQDLVSSMVPQFKQELASLLAESPTELRLDLAGTGMMDSIGIGMIIATHNSMKKKGGKLIIANVPENIIKLFKSMRLDQHLNLDS